The DNA segment ACAGAAAAACAGTTTGCAAAGGAAGCAGCATTTACTGCTGATTTTGGCTTAAAATCAGAATATGGACTAAAGCCTCACACAGCTTGTCCAGCTAATAATGATTTTGCTAATGTCACTGAAAAGCAACAATTTGCTAAGCCTGATACCCTAAACTCTGAATATTTTAAATCAGTGAATTTATTCTCAAATTCAGCAACATCTTCAGGAGGTATCAGTTTAAACAGACCAACTTGGATGAATgttcaaacaaaaaacaaccttcCTATTCCTTATCGAAATCAAGGTAACTTGATGAAATTGAATAGTCATTTAAGCGCAGCTTCAAAAGGTTCTAACCATTCTTCAGATTTTCCCCAGCTCTCATCTACAAATTTAACCTCAAATAGCAATTTATTTCAGAAGTATTGCCAAGAAAACCCTTCAGCATTTTCTAGTTTTGATTTTAGTTACAATGGTGCAGAAAGAATTCAATCTGTGAATCACATGGAAGGACTAACAAAAACTGGAGAAGACAATCTCTTTGAATCAgttacagagaagaaaataaagcagCCGAATGGATTTTGCGATGGCTGTTCAGCTTCACAGTACGGGGTAAtagaaaatgtaaacaaacataattttcaaGCCAAGCCCCAGAGTGGACATTATGATCCTGAGGACATTCCAAAGCATTTTGATGGCTTGCCTCAAAATACATATCAAGATCTGTTAGAGTCACAGGGTCATTTTAATAGCCACAGACAAGGAAGTGGAGACAACAATATTAATAGCCGTGTGAATCGAACACAAGCCTCATGCTTTTCTAATAATTATATGATGGGAGATTTACGACATAATCAGGGTTTTCAACAACTTGGTTCAAATGGGTTTCCCCTAAGATCTACCCACCCATTTGGGCATTCAGTTGTTCCACTGTTGGATTCCTATGATTTGTTTTCTTATGATGACTTAAGCCATTTATATCCTTATTTTAATGATATGATGTATGGTGATAATTCCTTTTCTGGTTTTGTGCCAACTTTTGGATTTCAAAGACCAATTAAAACCCGTAGTGGACCAGCTAGTGAGCTTCATATTCGTCTAGAAGAGTGCTATGAACAATGGAGAGCactggaaaaggagagaaaaaaggtaACCCAGAATTATCCATGTAGAAGTAACAGTATGTTCCATGTGcttgtctctgtttactttggTTTAAGAGTACTTATTTGGGTTTTTGATACAAGGTTTCTCTGAACAGCTCTGGCTGACAtgaatctcactctgtagaccaggctggcctccaactcagagatccacctgcctctgcctcccgagtgctgggattaaaggtgtgagccttCATTGCCTAAGAGTATTTCTAGATTTTTCTGTAAATACTGTAAAGTATTTAAATCAATGCTATAAGGACTTAACTAGGTTACTTAAAGATTGAAAGATTAGAGTTTTGAAGtagttgtttttttctcttttaaaagttcCTATGGAGGTAGATTCTCTTCCTTATTGGGTCACagaggtttggtttgtttttgtttttgtttttttagtattAAATTGTTGGAGagttttaaagtaaatataataataaatatgagAAAATTTATGGTACTGTGGtttatattgttatttttttcttttttcagtttttcacTTTTCTAAGTTAGCATCTAAATGTGGTTTATATTGGTTGCCTTTTGACACCAATAACTTGTATTTAAAGGggaaatttttctatttcttagaGCTGTGAAAAATATCCACAGGTGAATCACGTTTTTAAAATCTAGTctctaaaaattatattttacagaCTGAATTAGCCCTTGCCAAGAATTATCCAGGAAAAAAAGTATCCAGTACTAATAATACTCCAATTCCAAGACTGACTTCCAACCCATCTAGAGTTGATCGGTTAATTGTGGATGAACTTCGAGAACAAGCTAGAGTAAGCTGTTAAAACATCTAATaatggacttttaaaaattacttgataaaaattttaaagaattcagCAAGTTAGAGTGGTGAAAGATTTTAATATCACATTtacagccaggtgtggtagcatatgtatgaaatcccagcatttgggaggtggaagcagggggatcaagattaaggccagccttggctatattagtgagtttgaggatagcctcggctcaaaacaaacaaaaaccagtaaaATCACTTACCTATAGCTGAAAAAAAGCTCTCTTGTGTCTATGTGCATACAGAGGCCAGGTGGACAGTGCGGTTTTCCTCAATTGCTTTTTGCCTTagttttttgagatttatctAGGCTAGCTTACTAGCTGACTTAGTTACCGTACCTCTTATCTCCTCTTCCTCAGCACTGGGACTATGGGTGGATAtaactgtgactttttttttgaaCATGGGTGCtgaagatctgaactcaggttctgaCTGGTGTACAAAGGGAGGAAAATACTTGGAACAGACATGTTAATAATTAGTTCCcagtgattattttattattttacttacttGATAGTCACATGCCAATTAATTAAAAAGTTCTTTAATGTATATTGGTTAAATCTTGAAACATGTTAGGCATATTAAACATAACTTCCCATACTAATTTAATATTCCCAGTGATGTTTTAGCTTTTCCTGTGCATGAGAGTgtggtgtatatgcatatatgtgtgtgtgtgtgtgttttacatctGTGGGCACACATGAGGGTGTACATgatctatgtgtgtgcacatgcctgtagaggccagaggttagtGCTGTTTTCCTTACTCACTCTCCACCATATATATTGAGGCAGAATCTCTTACTTGAACCCACAACTTGCCAGTTTGGCTAGTATAGCTAGCCAGTTTGCCCAAGGGATCCCGTCCCTGCCTCTggaacactgggattacaagcaggcTACCAAGAttacgtgagtgctgggaatctgaactctggtATTTACGCTTGTGTGGCAAGCAATTTATCCAGtaatccatctccccagccctggtacCCTTTTAAAAACTCAATAACAAGAATATTGGGAAATTTCCCGGGTCTGGAAataatgtagctcagttgatagaatgcttgtctagcacacacaaagccccagcaccacataaagccAGGTATGTgtggtgtacacctgtaatcccagcactaaaatCACTGCTGATTTTCATTAGCAGTTTTGGCAATTATAATACTTTATATCATTTCAATATAAATTTAAATCTTTATTGTCTGCATTATGGATGCCTTAAAACTAACAGGtgtggctggagaggtgactcagaggttgagtgctcactgctcttccaaagaacgtggttctcagtacccacagTAGGCTGCAGAACTGCCTATGActatcctcttctggtctcttcaggcaggcacgcacgcacacacacacacacacacacacacacacacacacacacacacacacacaacatctcTTAGAAAAAAATCTGTTAGTTTGAATGGTCTATTTCTGatttccaaaaagaaaatattggagATCCAAAAGAGGACTTGAGGTTAGGATTAATCAAAAAtagttcatgtcttttttttttttttttaagatttatttcacatgtatgaGTACCCTGTTGCTctcctcaaacacaccagaagagggcattggatcccattacagatggttgtgggctaccctgtggttgttgggaattgaacttaggacctctaggAGAGCATcagtcttaactactgagccatctctctagccccacctcccccttttcccccctctttttgagacagggtctcacagtgaagctctggctggtctggaaattgctatgtggaccaggcctcaaattcatagagatccacctgcctctttctcccaagttctgggattaaaggtgtgtatcaacATGCCTAGCTGACTTTAACTCAAATTCTCCTTTAGGTGATTCTTACTAACAGCACTCTACTTATGGGCTATTGCTTGCCAAAAAAACCCAATGTCAGATCTTAGCACTGTCAATAATATGTGTTTGAatattagatttttttcattattctcAGTAATCAACTATAACTTTTAGAATTAACATATACAAACAAGTATAAagactttccatttttctttccacTTCCATAGTCTTAGGACATAGTAAGCATCCATTTATCTATTGAATGATTATTGTTGCTCTTTACTATGCTTCATTAAAGACTTGTATGACTTATCAAAATTTAAATGTTTCCCTCAGGTTGTGACTTTACTAGGCAAAATGGAACGTCTTCGAAGTTCTCCCCTTCATGCTAATATCTCTACTGCTCTTGATAGACACTTGGAGTCAATTCACATTGTACAGTCACGTAGAAAGGATGAAATTGTTAATGCTTCAAATCGGCAAAGACAAGGAGTACCTAGGTGCCAAGATGACAGAGGTACAAACATTAACGCTTTTGATACAGTAggataataattttaatattaataaaatcagaTTCTGGATTAAAAGACTACATTTCTAAAATTAACACTTATCTGAACAAATTAGAAATGATGATCACATTA comes from the Rattus norvegicus strain BN/NHsdMcwi chromosome 10, GRCr8, whole genome shotgun sequence genome and includes:
- the Meioc gene encoding meiosis-specific coiled-coil domain-containing protein MEIOC isoform X2, which translates into the protein MEPKVAFRGSANRCWNLSVDTSSRLSDVFNSMMLTGSTSFYDCYKSQNEDNVDLRQTCTPLSSSAEYASSIDSSLFYAPWSTYGDDIKQPSSSQISVKNRIQTERNDYGSETDLYGLVSNILEEQDKSQPYFAEGTCSSNLKSVWPMNTSRFVDHHDLLTENKRPIDTSISQQAFYSGESVSAVEKQYLHNSTLTPQQKIDELYHGYTGLDLEEQWLYLSRSDHSNCYNIQTNDTVKATFQEYPFIKNCFTPQTGLSDIMKESGIDTYAYGREKICAKGLETPLQHKRAEIFLSQFNRFNENADYCRYPEYAHPNKTKLNKCSNFSVQDGKKLANGTPETPTVEADAYTKLFQVKPANQKKMEETIPDQQNFAFPKTTPHLTEKQFAKEAAFTADFGLKSEYGLKPHTACPANNDFANVTEKQQFAKPDTLNSEYFKSVNLFSNSATSSGGISLNRPTWMNVQTKNNLPIPYRNQGNLMKLNSHLSAASKGSNHSSDFPQLSSTNLTSNSNLFQKYCQENPSAFSSFDFSYNGAERIQSVNHMEGLTKTGEDNLFESVTEKKIKQPNGFCDGCSASQYGVIENVNKHNFQAKPQSGHYDPEDIPKHFDGLPQNTYQDLLESQGHFNSHRQGSGDNNINSRVNRTQASCFSNNYMMGDLRHNQGFQQLGSNGFPLRSTHPFGHSVVPLLDSYDLFSYDDLSHLYPYFNDMMYGDNSFSGFVPTFGFQRPIKTRSGPASELHIRLEECYEQWRALEKERKKTELALAKNYPGKKVSSTNNTPIPRLTSNPSRVDRLIVDELREQARVVTLLGKMERLRSSPLHANISTALDRHLESIHIVQSRRKDEIVNASNRQRQGVPRCQDDRDVFALATAIKEMCVATRKARTTLWCALQMTLPKTASTAGQADMEKAFQDLVNCEDKVHESINSSNPMNQRGETSKH
- the Meioc gene encoding meiosis-specific coiled-coil domain-containing protein MEIOC isoform X1, with protein sequence MEVSGGDTCRPRHPQGLREGPEPKVAFRGSANRCWNLSVDTSSRLSDVFNSMMLTGSTSFYDCYKSQNEDNVDLRQTCTPLSSSAEYASSIDSSLFYAPWSTYGDDIKQPSSSQISVKNRIQTERNDYGSETDLYGLVSNILEEQDKSQPYFAEGTCSSNLKSVWPMNTSRFVDHHDLLTENKRPIDTSISQQAFYSGESVSAVEKQYLHNSTLTPQQKIDELYHGYTGLDLEEQWLYLSRSDHSNCYNIQTNDTVKATFQEYPFIKNCFTPQTGLSDIMKESGIDTYAYGREKICAKGLETPLQHKRAEIFLSQFNRFNENADYCRYPEYAHPNKTKLNKCSNFSVQDGKKLANGTPETPTVEADAYTKLFQVKPANQKKMEETIPDQQNFAFPKTTPHLTEKQFAKEAAFTADFGLKSEYGLKPHTACPANNDFANVTEKQQFAKPDTLNSEYFKSVNLFSNSATSSGGISLNRPTWMNVQTKNNLPIPYRNQGNLMKLNSHLSAASKGSNHSSDFPQLSSTNLTSNSNLFQKYCQENPSAFSSFDFSYNGAERIQSVNHMEGLTKTGEDNLFESVTEKKIKQPNGFCDGCSASQYGVIENVNKHNFQAKPQSGHYDPEDIPKHFDGLPQNTYQDLLESQGHFNSHRQGSGDNNINSRVNRTQASCFSNNYMMGDLRHNQGFQQLGSNGFPLRSTHPFGHSVVPLLDSYDLFSYDDLSHLYPYFNDMMYGDNSFSGFVPTFGFQRPIKTRSGPASELHIRLEECYEQWRALEKERKKTELALAKNYPGKKVSSTNNTPIPRLTSNPSRVDRLIVDELREQARVVTLLGKMERLRSSPLHANISTALDRHLESIHIVQSRRKDEIVNASNRQRQGVPRCQDDRDVFALATAIKEMCVATRKARTTLWCALQMTLPKTASTAGQADMEKAFQDLVNCEDKVHESINSSNPMNQRGETSKH